Proteins encoded by one window of Lactobacillus paragasseri:
- the polA gene encoding DNA polymerase I: MAQKKLLLIDGNSVAFRAFYALYRQLDRFTSPDGLHTNAIFTFKNMLDAIMKQTDPSNVLVAFDAGKVTFRTKMYQDYKGGRQKTPSELSEQLPVIREMLKDLGIKSYELKNYEADDIIGTLSKMGEEAGYTVDIVTGDRDLTQLASDKTTVLITKNGVGDTEAYTPEHMKEVNGVIPTEFIDMKALMGDNSDNYPGVTKVGPKTASRLIQKYGSVEKLYEHVDEMKKSKLKENLINDKDKAFLAKKLATIDRDSPVEVTLADTKLEKPNIEDLRNLYERLGFKKFLAELGVSGVSADKQESEKYEYQELTKENITELGKTNEKEVTFYLAMLGDNYHLAPLEGFSLKVGDKIYVSKDVVLLQETPLRQMLEDKKIKKNVFDIKRTYVGLHRLDIDAEGLDYDMLLASYLVNNENNSNDLGEVAHLYGDYSVKTDLEVYGKGKKKAVPEDDEFFEHLAAKVVVIEKLKQPLLEKLKDHEQDDLYETIEIPVAFVLAKMEITGIKVEASVLNQLGNDFALKLQELEHKIYQQAGEEFNLNSPKQLGHILFEKLNLPPIKKTKTGYSTSVEVLEQLKMKSPIVSEILDYRQIAKIQNTYVKGLLECIQPDGRIHTRYLQTLTATGRLSSVDPNLQNIPTRTDEGKQIRKAFVPSTKDGYIFSCDYSQVELRVLAHVSGDEHMQEAFKSGYDIHAHTAMKIFHLDSPDEVTPLMRRHAKAVNFGIVYGISDYGLSKNLGISRKQAKTFIDNYFEQYPQIKNYMDKAIKEAREKGYAETIMHRRRYLPDIHSKNFNVRSFAERTAINSPIQGSAADIIKIAMINMQKKLDELHLKTKMVLQVHDELIFDVPKVELDTIKKIVPEVMQSAVTLDVPLIADSNWGHNWYDAK, encoded by the coding sequence ATGGCACAAAAGAAATTACTTTTAATTGACGGTAACTCTGTGGCCTTTCGTGCCTTTTATGCTTTGTACCGTCAGCTGGATCGCTTTACTAGCCCAGATGGTTTGCATACAAATGCAATTTTTACTTTTAAAAATATGCTTGATGCGATTATGAAGCAGACTGATCCAAGCAATGTATTAGTTGCTTTTGATGCAGGGAAAGTTACTTTTAGAACTAAAATGTATCAAGACTATAAAGGTGGTCGACAAAAAACTCCAAGTGAATTATCAGAGCAACTGCCTGTAATTCGTGAAATGCTTAAAGACTTAGGTATTAAGAGCTATGAACTAAAGAATTATGAAGCAGACGATATTATTGGCACACTTTCTAAAATGGGAGAAGAAGCTGGTTATACTGTTGATATTGTAACTGGGGATCGTGATTTAACACAGCTTGCTTCTGATAAAACCACGGTTTTAATAACTAAGAATGGAGTTGGTGATACTGAGGCATATACGCCAGAACATATGAAAGAAGTTAATGGCGTAATTCCAACTGAATTTATTGATATGAAAGCTCTGATGGGAGATAATTCTGATAATTATCCAGGTGTAACGAAAGTTGGTCCGAAGACAGCTTCACGTTTAATTCAGAAGTATGGTTCTGTTGAAAAACTTTATGAACATGTGGATGAAATGAAAAAATCCAAGTTAAAAGAGAACTTAATTAATGATAAAGATAAGGCTTTTTTAGCTAAAAAACTGGCCACAATTGATCGTGATTCTCCAGTAGAAGTGACCCTTGCTGATACTAAGCTGGAAAAACCTAATATTGAAGACTTACGTAATTTATATGAAAGATTAGGATTTAAGAAGTTTTTAGCTGAGTTAGGCGTAAGTGGAGTGAGTGCTGACAAGCAAGAAAGCGAGAAGTACGAGTATCAAGAGCTGACAAAAGAAAATATCACTGAACTAGGTAAAACTAATGAAAAAGAAGTAACATTTTATCTAGCAATGTTGGGTGATAACTACCATTTAGCTCCACTTGAAGGATTTTCATTAAAAGTTGGCGATAAAATCTATGTTTCTAAAGATGTGGTTTTACTGCAAGAAACTCCACTTCGTCAAATGCTAGAAGATAAGAAGATTAAGAAAAATGTTTTCGATATTAAAAGAACCTATGTAGGTTTACATCGGCTAGATATTGATGCAGAAGGATTAGACTATGATATGCTTCTAGCTTCTTATTTAGTTAATAATGAGAATAATTCTAACGATCTTGGTGAAGTAGCGCATTTATATGGCGATTATTCAGTAAAAACTGACTTGGAAGTTTATGGTAAAGGTAAAAAGAAAGCTGTACCTGAGGATGATGAGTTCTTTGAACATTTAGCAGCTAAAGTCGTTGTAATTGAGAAGTTAAAGCAGCCACTTCTAGAGAAATTAAAAGATCATGAGCAAGATGATTTATATGAAACAATTGAAATTCCAGTTGCTTTTGTCTTAGCTAAAATGGAAATTACTGGAATTAAGGTTGAAGCATCAGTTTTAAATCAATTAGGCAATGACTTTGCACTTAAATTACAAGAACTAGAACATAAGATTTATCAACAAGCTGGTGAAGAATTTAATTTAAATTCGCCAAAACAGCTAGGTCATATTCTTTTTGAAAAATTAAACTTACCACCAATTAAAAAGACCAAAACTGGCTATTCAACTTCTGTTGAAGTATTAGAGCAATTGAAAATGAAGAGTCCAATTGTTTCGGAAATTTTAGATTATCGTCAAATTGCTAAAATTCAAAATACTTACGTTAAGGGACTACTCGAGTGTATTCAACCAGATGGAAGAATTCATACCCGTTATTTACAGACTTTAACTGCAACAGGTCGTCTTTCATCGGTTGATCCTAATTTACAAAATATTCCAACTAGAACTGATGAAGGAAAACAGATTAGGAAGGCTTTTGTACCTTCAACTAAAGACGGCTATATCTTTTCTTGCGACTACTCACAGGTTGAATTAAGAGTTTTGGCACATGTTTCCGGGGATGAACATATGCAGGAGGCATTTAAATCTGGTTACGATATTCATGCCCACACTGCAATGAAGATTTTCCATTTGGATTCACCTGATGAAGTAACGCCGTTAATGCGTCGGCATGCTAAGGCGGTCAACTTTGGAATAGTTTATGGTATTTCTGATTATGGTTTGTCTAAGAACTTAGGCATCAGTCGTAAACAAGCAAAGACATTTATTGATAATTATTTTGAACAATATCCGCAAATTAAGAATTACATGGATAAGGCAATTAAGGAAGCTCGCGAAAAAGGCTATGCAGAAACTATTATGCATAGAAGACGCTATTTACCAGATATTCATTCAAAAAATTTCAACGTTAGAAGCTTTGCTGAAAGAACTGCAATTAATTCTCCTATTCAAGGTTCAGCTGCTGATATTATTAAAATTGCCATGATTAATATGCAAAAGAAACTTGATGAATTGCATTTAAAGACTAAAATGGTTCTACAAGTACACGATGAGCTTATTTTTGATGTACCTAAGGTTGAATTAGATACAATTAAGAAAATTGTGCCAGAAGTTATGCAGTCAGCTGTAACACTAGATGTTCCACTGATAGCTGACTCTAACTGGGGTCATAATTGGTATGATGCTAAGTAA
- a CDS encoding diaminopropionate ammonia-lyase: protein MKNIQLLKSPFSFKAPELKDDHEVETFFNSVHYYKPTELKDLTNLAKHLNVAEIAVKDESSRFGINSFKGAGGLYAMACCIAERAGLDVDKLTYNELMKPEVRKVAEKITFYTATDGNHGRGIAWAASKLGTHAVIKMPKGSKEIRADHIRKIQNTEVEITDKNYDNTVKEVKELCEKDPNGIMIQDTAWEGYEKIPGWIIKGYGLIVDEFLHQMKEKPTHIFLQAGVGSLAAGIILGLEERMKPEELPVITIVEPETVACYYLSAQKADGKRHHLEGLTKTMMAGLNCQTPSITAWPIIRDSAKFYGTLSEDVDAEGMARLGHPLEGDPKVVSGESGAAGFAYVYEILSNPVLAKDRAELGLDQNSRIIVLSTEGNTDPDNYHKIVDENNPF, encoded by the coding sequence ATGAAAAATATTCAGTTATTAAAGTCACCTTTCTCATTTAAAGCTCCAGAGTTAAAAGATGACCATGAAGTAGAGACTTTCTTTAATTCAGTTCATTATTACAAGCCAACTGAACTTAAAGATTTGACTAATTTGGCCAAGCACTTAAATGTTGCAGAAATTGCTGTTAAAGATGAAAGTAGTCGCTTTGGCATTAATTCTTTTAAAGGTGCAGGTGGTCTTTATGCTATGGCTTGCTGCATTGCTGAAAGAGCTGGTCTTGATGTAGATAAGCTTACATATAATGAATTAATGAAGCCTGAGGTTAGAAAGGTAGCAGAAAAAATTACTTTCTATACTGCTACTGATGGTAATCACGGACGTGGAATTGCTTGGGCAGCAAGTAAGCTTGGAACTCATGCAGTAATCAAGATGCCTAAAGGCTCAAAAGAAATTCGTGCTGATCATATCCGCAAGATTCAAAATACAGAAGTTGAGATTACTGATAAAAATTATGACAATACCGTCAAAGAAGTTAAAGAACTCTGCGAAAAAGATCCTAATGGAATTATGATTCAAGATACTGCATGGGAAGGCTATGAGAAGATCCCAGGTTGGATTATTAAGGGCTATGGCTTAATTGTTGATGAATTTTTACATCAAATGAAAGAAAAACCAACTCATATCTTTTTACAAGCTGGTGTGGGTTCTCTTGCAGCTGGGATTATTTTAGGTTTAGAAGAAAGAATGAAACCTGAAGAATTACCAGTCATTACAATTGTTGAACCTGAGACAGTAGCTTGTTACTATCTCTCAGCTCAAAAAGCTGATGGTAAGCGTCACCACTTAGAGGGACTAACTAAGACAATGATGGCTGGCTTAAACTGTCAGACTCCAAGTATCACTGCATGGCCAATAATTCGTGATAGTGCAAAGTTTTATGGAACATTGAGTGAAGACGTTGATGCAGAAGGAATGGCACGTTTAGGTCATCCTCTTGAAGGAGATCCTAAAGTCGTTTCTGGTGAATCTGGTGCTGCTGGTTTTGCCTATGTTTATGAAATTTTATCTAATCCAGTTTTAGCCAAGGATCGCGCCGAATTAGGTCTTGACCAAAATTCACGCATTATTGTTTTAAGTACAGAAGGTAATACTGATCCTGATAATTACCATAAAATTGTTGACGAAAACAATCCATTTTAG
- a CDS encoding MFS transporter, whose product MTKEKIPKHVLAAIFATGILSFSGVIIETSMNIAFPTLMKEFNLATNTVQWLTSIYLLTISIIVPLSANLKAHFKTKKLFITANLLYLSGLIIGACAPNFEFLLIGRIVEGLGTGIALPLMFNIIMEQVPKSRVGVMMGVGNMITGIAPALGPTFGGLVVTHLGWRWIFYIMIPFILISLVFGIGGIRQKSQLREVKFDLLSILLIAVFFIGMILGFSNLSTGNYFAFNCLGAILIALISLGLLVYRSNRINDPVLDLNLFKNKFFAAHAVGFFLIQIISLGNAFLLPNYIQLVNGSSALIAGLVVLPAGFAGAFLAPFGGSLLDRYGARRPILIGSSFMLLELLIFTIFTSNLSNFLILFIYIFYMGGMGMMMGCVMTDALDHLEKSEVTQGNAILNTLQEFAGAVGTSITAAFVAFAQRNAGSKGTIPTAHGTHLAYIFLLVLVLVIIAIFMKYTQAHNKND is encoded by the coding sequence ATGACTAAGGAAAAAATTCCTAAGCATGTACTTGCAGCAATTTTTGCGACGGGCATCCTCTCCTTTAGTGGGGTAATTATTGAGACTTCAATGAATATTGCCTTTCCAACTTTAATGAAAGAATTTAATTTAGCTACTAATACAGTTCAGTGGCTGACATCAATTTATTTGTTAACTATTTCGATCATTGTACCTTTATCAGCAAATTTAAAGGCGCACTTTAAAACAAAAAAGCTGTTTATTACAGCTAATTTATTATATTTAAGTGGTTTAATTATTGGTGCCTGTGCACCTAATTTTGAATTTTTATTAATTGGTCGAATTGTTGAAGGACTAGGAACTGGGATTGCTCTTCCTTTAATGTTTAATATCATTATGGAGCAAGTTCCAAAAAGTCGAGTTGGCGTAATGATGGGCGTTGGAAATATGATTACTGGGATTGCACCAGCTTTAGGGCCAACTTTTGGTGGTCTCGTTGTAACTCACTTAGGTTGGCGCTGGATCTTTTATATTATGATTCCCTTTATCTTGATTTCATTGGTATTTGGAATTGGAGGAATTAGACAAAAATCACAACTGAGAGAGGTTAAATTTGACCTTTTAAGTATTCTATTAATCGCAGTCTTTTTTATTGGAATGATTTTAGGATTTAGCAATTTAAGCACTGGAAATTATTTTGCCTTCAATTGTTTAGGAGCTATTTTAATTGCTTTAATTTCTTTGGGATTGTTAGTTTATCGGTCAAATAGAATTAACGACCCAGTTTTAGATTTAAATTTGTTTAAAAATAAGTTTTTTGCTGCTCACGCTGTTGGATTTTTCTTAATTCAGATTATTTCATTAGGAAATGCATTTTTATTACCAAACTATATTCAATTAGTTAATGGCAGTTCCGCTTTGATTGCTGGATTAGTTGTTTTACCAGCAGGATTTGCTGGTGCATTTTTAGCTCCATTTGGTGGGAGTTTACTTGATCGATATGGTGCAAGAAGACCGATTTTAATTGGTTCTAGCTTTATGTTGTTAGAATTGCTTATTTTTACTATTTTCACAAGTAATTTAAGTAATTTTCTTATTCTATTTATTTACATCTTTTATATGGGTGGAATGGGAATGATGATGGGATGCGTTATGACAGATGCGCTAGATCATCTTGAAAAAAGTGAAGTAACCCAAGGAAATGCAATTTTGAATACTTTGCAAGAATTTGCTGGTGCGGTTGGTACGTCAATAACTGCTGCTTTTGTGGCATTTGCGCAAAGAAATGCTGGATCAAAAGGCACAATTCCTACTGCTCATGGTACCCATTTAGCTTATATTTTTTTATTAGTCCTCGTGTTAGTCATCATTGCTATTTTTATGAAATATACTCAAGCACACAATAAAAATGATTAA
- a CDS encoding MarR family winged helix-turn-helix transcriptional regulator, whose translation METLKKLIKQATTQIDRERENFANSLGVTGVQMSVIDFLSNHQNNLASQNEIEHEFNIKRSTTTIMLQRMEKRGLIVRVDDPKDKRKKQAQLTESALKIVPKIRQYMKQDNEEVLDNLSMKDVNTITAFLRGIKEGKAND comes from the coding sequence ATGGAGACACTGAAAAAATTAATTAAACAAGCAACTACTCAAATTGATCGTGAACGTGAAAACTTTGCTAATAGTTTAGGCGTAACGGGCGTGCAAATGTCAGTAATTGATTTCTTATCTAATCATCAAAACAATCTTGCTTCGCAAAATGAAATTGAACATGAATTTAATATTAAACGATCAACAACTACAATCATGTTGCAACGGATGGAGAAACGTGGATTAATTGTTAGAGTTGATGATCCTAAAGACAAAAGAAAAAAGCAGGCGCAATTAACCGAATCTGCTTTAAAAATAGTGCCTAAAATTAGGCAGTATATGAAACAAGATAATGAAGAAGTTTTAGACAATTTATCGATGAAAGATGTAAATACCATTACAGCGTTTCTAAGGGGCATAAAGGAGGGAAAAGCAAATGACTAA
- a CDS encoding PTS system mannose/fructose/sorbose family transporter subunit IID: MDKKKISQKTLNKSFNLWFWGALTCFSQEQMQTFGYLASMLPIIKELYPDKKKQQENIHAYTAFFNTNPMLGSVIIGTTASLEEARANGKGIDGETINDMRAGLMGPIAGIGDSLIDGTLIPILLGIALGMSRNGSPVGAIFYIIAWSLIAYFGQRFLYFRGYKLGDKAVDILVGTQGKAIRKAISIVGGMVVGGVLASWVSVTTSLKLRDSSGRVFMDLQKQLDNIYPGLLTVIVTFLCWWLMAKKHVSAIWTMIILIGVAFLGVLVGFFNPGLSY, encoded by the coding sequence ATGGATAAGAAAAAGATTAGTCAAAAGACTTTAAATAAATCCTTTAACTTATGGTTCTGGGGAGCATTAACTTGTTTCTCTCAAGAACAAATGCAGACATTTGGTTATTTAGCTTCAATGTTGCCAATTATTAAGGAACTATATCCTGATAAGAAAAAGCAACAAGAAAATATTCATGCATATACCGCATTCTTTAACACTAACCCAATGTTAGGTTCAGTTATTATTGGTACGACAGCTAGTTTGGAAGAAGCTCGTGCAAATGGTAAGGGGATTGACGGCGAAACTATCAATGATATGCGTGCTGGTTTGATGGGACCAATTGCAGGTATCGGTGATTCATTAATTGATGGTACTTTAATTCCTATCCTTTTGGGTATTGCCCTTGGTATGTCTAGAAATGGTTCACCAGTTGGTGCAATTTTCTACATTATTGCTTGGAGTTTAATTGCTTACTTTGGTCAACGTTTCTTATACTTCCGTGGATATAAATTAGGTGATAAAGCTGTTGATATCTTAGTTGGTACTCAAGGTAAGGCAATTCGTAAAGCTATTTCCATTGTCGGTGGAATGGTAGTTGGTGGTGTTCTTGCAAGCTGGGTAAGTGTAACGACTTCATTGAAACTACGTGACTCAAGTGGTCGTGTATTTATGGATTTGCAAAAGCAACTTGATAATATTTATCCTGGTTTGCTTACTGTTATTGTTACCTTCTTATGTTGGTGGTTAATGGCTAAAAAGCATGTTTCAGCTATTTGGACGATGATCATTTTAATTGGAGTTGCCTTCTTAGGTGTATTAGTTGGTTTCTTCAACCCAGGTTTATCATACTAA
- a CDS encoding PTS mannose/fructose/sorbose/N-acetylgalactosamine transporter subunit IIC, which yields MTISWLQACIFGLLACLCSNSCMAGQAIGNYMIGRPLVGGLICGLVMGNVPLGIACGVATQLVYIALVTPGGTVSADVRAISYIGIPLAMVAISSRGLSPFSSQAANMAKSLGTLVGTIGSVLFYSVAFLNLVWQSFGWKDIENNKLDRLYAVNFGWPWVSHLIFSFLPTVLMTHFGAQGVTALRNALPMDGIPMKTLFTVGAMLPCVGIAILLRQIVNKSVDFIPFLVGFTLAASLKLNLVSITVVSLLFAVIMYEIEMSKGKTTPVAANTNTPVDDDDEEDEDI from the coding sequence ATGACTATAAGTTGGTTACAAGCTTGTATTTTTGGCTTGCTAGCATGTTTATGTTCAAACTCTTGTATGGCTGGACAAGCCATTGGTAATTATATGATTGGTCGTCCATTAGTCGGAGGATTAATTTGTGGACTCGTAATGGGGAATGTTCCATTAGGTATTGCCTGTGGTGTGGCTACACAGCTTGTTTACATTGCCTTGGTAACTCCAGGTGGTACTGTTTCAGCCGATGTACGTGCTATTTCTTATATTGGTATTCCTTTAGCAATGGTTGCGATTAGTTCTAGAGGTTTAAGTCCTTTCAGTAGCCAAGCAGCTAACATGGCTAAATCATTAGGTACTTTAGTTGGTACTATCGGTTCAGTTTTGTTCTACTCAGTTGCATTCCTTAACTTGGTTTGGCAATCATTTGGTTGGAAAGATATTGAAAACAATAAATTAGATAGATTATACGCAGTTAACTTTGGTTGGCCATGGGTTTCTCACTTAATCTTTTCATTCTTGCCAACAGTTTTAATGACTCACTTTGGAGCACAAGGTGTTACTGCTTTACGTAACGCACTTCCAATGGATGGTATTCCAATGAAAACCTTGTTCACTGTAGGTGCTATGCTTCCATGTGTTGGTATTGCTATTTTACTTCGTCAGATTGTTAATAAGTCAGTAGACTTTATTCCATTCTTAGTTGGTTTTACATTAGCTGCTTCATTAAAGTTAAACTTGGTATCAATTACTGTAGTATCTTTACTCTTCGCCGTAATTATGTACGAAATTGAAATGAGCAAGGGTAAGACTACTCCAGTAGCTGCTAATACGAATACACCAGTAGATGATGACGATGAGGAAGACGAGGATATTTAA
- a CDS encoding PTS sugar transporter subunit IIB, producing the protein MTVSLVRIDDRMIHGLITTRWAKEVPCDGIIAVNDKAHDNPILKEAYKSAAEGQGKKCFVWTMDHFKKVQDKVLASNTRYFLITKNPLDMKTILVDWGFKPSDVNEVIVGPGNDRPGAIKLGDNQSFTQEEGDAFEAIADKGYKIHFALLPDKQIGYWDKFKGKFGY; encoded by the coding sequence ATGACTGTATCACTTGTTAGAATTGATGACCGTATGATTCATGGATTAATCACTACTCGTTGGGCAAAGGAAGTTCCATGTGATGGAATTATTGCTGTAAATGATAAAGCCCACGATAATCCAATCTTGAAAGAAGCTTATAAATCAGCAGCTGAAGGTCAAGGTAAGAAGTGCTTTGTTTGGACAATGGATCACTTTAAGAAAGTACAAGACAAAGTTTTAGCTTCAAACACTCGTTACTTTTTAATTACTAAAAACCCACTTGATATGAAAACTATTTTAGTTGATTGGGGATTTAAGCCGAGTGATGTAAATGAAGTGATTGTTGGACCAGGTAACGACCGTCCCGGTGCTATTAAATTAGGTGATAACCAATCATTTACTCAAGAAGAAGGAGATGCTTTTGAAGCAATCGCCGATAAGGGATATAAGATCCACTTTGCACTTCTTCCTGATAAGCAAATTGGTTACTGGGATAAGTTTAAAGGCAAGTTTGGTTATTAA
- a CDS encoding PTS sugar transporter subunit IIA: MKNLILVSHGKFAEGLKTSLDMFAGDAINRVHTLCLYNGESADDFKKKVNDFFDKQNFDSEDEFIVLADIIGGSPLTTFLSVFSEKGLMDKSVVLGGMNFTMALTATVSLDAMSKEDIAKNALDEARQALKQYEITSDNSSDDDDDI, encoded by the coding sequence GTGAAAAATCTAATTTTAGTTTCTCATGGTAAATTCGCTGAAGGTCTTAAAACTTCATTAGATATGTTTGCTGGAGACGCAATTAACAGAGTCCATACTTTGTGTCTATATAACGGAGAGTCAGCTGATGATTTTAAGAAAAAGGTTAATGACTTTTTCGATAAACAAAACTTTGATTCAGAAGATGAATTTATAGTTTTAGCTGACATTATTGGTGGAAGTCCGTTAACAACATTTTTAAGTGTTTTTTCTGAAAAAGGATTAATGGATAAAAGTGTTGTTTTGGGTGGAATGAACTTCACTATGGCTTTAACTGCAACTGTTTCTTTAGACGCAATGAGTAAAGAAGATATTGCTAAAAATGCTTTAGATGAAGCTAGACAAGCATTAAAGCAATATGAAATCACATCAGATAATAGTTCAGATGATGATGACGATATTTAG
- a CDS encoding substrate-binding domain-containing protein, whose product MKKLYGISKVIFPLLIIGLIIYLFYAQPFGHRPIKFGSTYMTMNNDFYQTLNEPIANEIDDHNDILYSRNPELSVNNQVNEINNFIKNEVKVIFINPVDGTSTKLIRALKKAHQAGIKIIVVDSQLENSSNYVDCTIRSNNYQAGVLCAKELMSKQKSANILILQQPTAISVVDRIKGFENTIKNNKNFHIVDKINTTGQSENSYPKVQKYLKQGKNFDTIMSLNDKTAVGALAAINANNKSSKIAIYSIDGSENIKKMLSTQNANVKATVAQSPLQIGKVAIKVAYKLINHQKVKKEIILPVKLITSKNIKNFNITGWQ is encoded by the coding sequence ATGAAGAAATTATATGGAATAAGTAAAGTAATCTTTCCACTACTAATCATCGGATTGATTATCTACCTCTTTTACGCGCAGCCATTTGGTCATAGACCAATTAAATTTGGTAGCACGTATATGACAATGAATAACGATTTTTATCAAACTTTAAATGAACCGATTGCAAATGAAATAGATGATCATAACGACATCCTTTACAGTCGAAATCCAGAACTGAGCGTTAACAATCAAGTTAATGAAATAAATAATTTCATCAAAAACGAAGTTAAGGTTATTTTTATTAATCCCGTCGATGGAACATCTACTAAGCTAATTAGAGCATTAAAAAAAGCCCACCAAGCGGGCATTAAAATTATTGTTGTTGATAGTCAGCTTGAAAATTCAAGTAATTATGTGGACTGTACTATTCGCTCAAACAACTATCAAGCCGGCGTCCTTTGTGCTAAAGAACTAATGTCAAAGCAAAAAAGCGCTAACATTCTAATCTTGCAGCAGCCAACTGCTATTTCTGTTGTTGATCGAATCAAGGGATTTGAAAATACAATTAAAAATAATAAAAATTTCCATATTGTAGATAAAATCAATACCACTGGACAATCTGAAAATAGCTATCCAAAAGTTCAAAAATATCTTAAGCAGGGTAAAAATTTCGATACTATTATGTCTTTGAATGATAAAACTGCCGTTGGTGCTTTAGCAGCAATTAACGCCAATAATAAAAGCTCTAAAATAGCTATTTACAGTATTGATGGGTCGGAAAATATTAAAAAAATGCTTAGTACTCAAAATGCTAATGTCAAAGCAACGGTAGCTCAATCGCCACTCCAAATAGGTAAAGTTGCTATCAAGGTTGCTTATAAACTCATAAACCATCAAAAAGTAAAAAAAGAAATCATTTTACCTGTTAAACTTATTACGTCTAAGAATATTAAGAATTTTAACATCACGGGGTGGCAATAA
- a CDS encoding sensor histidine kinase → MKFKYLVSMRHFMVTLNFIIISFIGAQFLLITQYILNHQLSSELLTTLARVPASPMILFSECIISYGLLVLVMYVLYHYHFSTQNTLLLLILEFILAFAIFFAVRMNYNGIFLLVFIDLLLTYRNLPTIQNYCFWGISGIIFLLLFSFSNYSLLCVFFKMPSLNTYLNFLPTQSRSLLVFFNNFLVSLNLITFICICLGYVIYILNRAHTVQSKLHSMQKANDELKSYAAISEKIAQEHERKRIARDIHDTVGHTLTGVAAGIDAAMVLIDIDPKAAKTQLQKISVAIKQGIKEVREVLNQLRPDALKSYTLASALNKMLKEYSDISHIKINFNYAWGDADFQKTTENIIFRVIEETVTNSLRHGHATEIWIDCTSNDSFYVLSIHNNGKSAAKIKPGYGITQMKERLAIINGTVEFDGEKGFTTIVKFPKVGV, encoded by the coding sequence ATGAAATTCAAATATTTAGTATCTATGCGCCACTTCATGGTAACTTTAAATTTTATTATTATCTCTTTTATCGGTGCACAATTTTTATTAATCACGCAATATATCCTAAATCACCAATTAAGTTCAGAACTCTTAACTACGCTAGCTCGCGTTCCAGCTTCGCCCATGATTTTATTTAGCGAATGTATTATTTCTTATGGTCTACTAGTACTAGTTATGTATGTTCTCTACCATTACCATTTTTCTACTCAAAATACGCTTTTATTACTGATCCTTGAGTTTATACTTGCTTTTGCAATCTTTTTTGCTGTCAGAATGAATTATAATGGGATCTTTTTATTAGTATTTATTGATTTATTACTTACTTATCGAAATCTACCAACTATTCAGAATTATTGCTTTTGGGGTATTTCTGGGATTATTTTTCTTCTTTTATTTTCATTTTCAAATTACTCTCTTTTATGTGTCTTTTTCAAAATGCCTAGTTTAAATACATATCTTAACTTTCTTCCTACACAATCTCGTTCGCTCCTTGTTTTCTTTAACAACTTCCTTGTTTCCTTAAATCTAATTACCTTTATTTGCATTTGCTTGGGATACGTAATCTATATCTTAAATCGTGCGCATACGGTTCAATCAAAATTACACAGTATGCAAAAGGCTAATGATGAACTTAAAAGTTATGCAGCAATATCTGAGAAAATTGCCCAGGAACATGAAAGGAAAAGAATTGCTCGTGATATTCATGATACGGTCGGCCATACTCTAACTGGAGTAGCTGCTGGAATTGATGCTGCGATGGTTTTAATTGATATTGACCCTAAAGCAGCTAAAACTCAATTACAAAAAATTTCAGTTGCAATTAAGCAAGGTATCAAAGAAGTTCGGGAAGTTTTAAATCAGCTACGCCCAGATGCGTTAAAAAGTTATACATTAGCATCCGCATTAAATAAGATGCTAAAAGAATATAGTGATATCTCTCATATCAAAATTAACTTTAACTATGCTTGGGGCGACGCAGATTTTCAAAAGACAACTGAAAATATTATTTTTCGTGTAATTGAAGAAACAGTTACCAATTCTTTGCGTCATGGTCATGCAACTGAGATTTGGATTGACTGTACTAGTAATGATTCTTTTTATGTTTTATCTATTCACAATAACGGAAAAAGTGCAGCCAAAATTAAGCCTGGATATGGGATAACCCAAATGAAAGAAAGACTGGCAATTATAAATGGGACAGTTGAGTTTGATGGTGAAAAAGGTTTTACTACAATTGTAAAGTTTCCTAAGGTAGGTGTTTAA